In Streptomyces caniferus, one DNA window encodes the following:
- a CDS encoding DUF6099 family protein: MDAVRIIAASRRGLAEANTVQGVIAEAWQAQALAEAIGSHLAIFGPYEVRSRARGLGDAGGRFSGGLLCQASVTGGLRAVQLSEVRDVKEALNGLCRLLREVCEALVSVVLLADEDGMYWTCVEAMDTVDEARDRVAGILEKLEVRDRNPA, from the coding sequence ATGGACGCGGTGCGGATCATCGCGGCAAGCCGGCGCGGTCTGGCCGAGGCGAACACGGTGCAGGGAGTGATCGCCGAGGCGTGGCAGGCGCAGGCCTTGGCGGAGGCGATCGGCAGCCATCTCGCGATATTCGGGCCGTACGAAGTGCGGTCCAGAGCCCGAGGGCTGGGCGACGCGGGCGGGCGGTTCAGCGGGGGACTGCTGTGCCAGGCGTCGGTCACTGGTGGGCTGCGGGCGGTTCAGCTGTCCGAAGTGCGGGACGTCAAAGAGGCTTTAAACGGCCTGTGCCGACTGCTGCGGGAAGTGTGCGAGGCGTTGGTGAGCGTGGTGCTGCTCGCTGACGAGGACGGGATGTACTGGACCTGTGTCGAGGCGATGGACACGGTCGACGAAGCGAGAGACCGCGTGGCCGGGATATTGGAGAAGCTGGAGGTGCGCGACCGGAATCCTGCCTGA
- a CDS encoding biotin transporter BioY produces MNPDSVRPAVTELRLSAFKSHRGVTLPLTPLTLLSGESGSGKSSALQAYEILARLGSGESLARAVGEVAGSPAACVPVGARPDEQGRRGFRIGCTVDGPAGPVDLDLAIQAEPELRIVGERLTGGGETLLTTALTDPTRPAVQAAWHTAGATPVTRAPLPDDRLGTSLLPLRVAGKTAGQRLVLAAAEQVVVALRSAFVCDPRPEVMRGVGTRGTGAAGDGGRGADGGGGAGRAPGARGGGRGSGSGAGRGKPVSGAGKAQGPGGTGSVGGAAVAWGARGRRTGGGEAGGWGREAGEPRDEGRLRSACDNLPTVLQRTSLECARRHAVLVAAVREACTGPVEGLRAVPRQAGGAGDGAADAPAAVGRGGSTGTQGVPGAGGAAGVRAVLDRGELGELPVEQLGDGELRFLALALVLLTGPDVLAMDPVGEVPSAHQQMTVMADGMDRCMDRRQARELVSLAVRMTERGHVRLLGTVRDPSVADGLPGVQVLHLEA; encoded by the coding sequence ATGAATCCCGACAGTGTGCGGCCGGCGGTCACGGAGTTACGACTGTCCGCCTTCAAGTCCCATCGCGGCGTCACCCTGCCGCTCACCCCCCTGACCCTGTTGAGCGGTGAGAGCGGAAGCGGCAAGTCCAGTGCGCTGCAGGCGTACGAGATCCTCGCCCGACTCGGCAGCGGAGAATCGCTGGCACGGGCGGTGGGCGAGGTCGCCGGCAGCCCGGCGGCCTGTGTGCCCGTCGGGGCGCGCCCCGACGAACAGGGACGGCGCGGGTTCCGCATCGGCTGCACGGTCGACGGCCCGGCCGGCCCCGTCGATCTCGATCTCGCCATCCAGGCCGAACCCGAACTGCGCATCGTCGGCGAGCGGTTGACCGGCGGCGGCGAGACGCTGCTGACCACCGCGCTCACCGACCCCACCCGCCCCGCGGTCCAGGCCGCCTGGCACACCGCGGGTGCGACTCCCGTGACCCGCGCTCCGCTGCCCGACGACCGGCTCGGCACCTCGCTGCTGCCGTTGCGTGTCGCGGGCAAGACGGCGGGACAGCGGCTGGTGCTCGCCGCGGCGGAACAGGTGGTGGTCGCGCTGCGGTCGGCGTTCGTGTGCGACCCGCGGCCGGAGGTCATGCGGGGTGTGGGGACGCGCGGTACGGGTGCGGCCGGCGACGGCGGACGGGGCGCGGACGGCGGGGGTGGTGCGGGGCGTGCTCCTGGGGCGCGCGGGGGCGGCCGAGGAAGCGGCTCGGGGGCCGGGCGCGGGAAACCGGTGAGCGGAGCGGGGAAAGCGCAAGGGCCCGGCGGAACCGGGAGTGTCGGAGGGGCTGCCGTGGCCTGGGGGGCGCGGGGCCGCAGGACGGGCGGTGGTGAGGCGGGCGGCTGGGGCCGTGAGGCGGGGGAGCCGCGCGACGAGGGACGGCTGCGGTCGGCCTGCGACAACCTGCCCACGGTGTTGCAGCGGACGAGCCTGGAGTGTGCGCGGCGGCATGCGGTGCTGGTCGCGGCGGTACGGGAGGCGTGTACCGGTCCCGTCGAGGGGCTGCGTGCGGTGCCGCGGCAGGCGGGCGGGGCGGGTGACGGGGCCGCCGACGCTCCTGCGGCGGTGGGGCGCGGCGGCTCTACGGGGACGCAAGGTGTGCCCGGGGCCGGTGGTGCGGCGGGTGTGCGCGCCGTCCTCGACCGGGGCGAGCTGGGGGAGCTGCCCGTCGAGCAGCTCGGCGACGGCGAGCTGCGGTTTCTCGCGCTGGCGCTGGTGCTGCTCACCGGGCCCGACGTGCTGGCCATGGACCCGGTGGGCGAGGTCCCGTCGGCCCATCAGCAGATGACGGTGATGGCGGACGGGATGGATCGCTGTATGGACCGCAGGCAGGCCCGCGAGCTGGTGTCGCTGGCCGTGCGGATGACCGAGCGCGGGCATGTGCGGCTGCTGGGGACGGTGCGGGATCCCTCGGTCGCCGACGGGCTGCCCGGCGTACAGGTGCTACACCTAGAGGCATGA
- a CDS encoding magnesium and cobalt transport protein CorA, producing MGSEPPGRRPRGLRGLRKPAKKRPAGPSPAETTEESDAAEPPAETTSSVINAVLYRDGHRVSTHDTLAEAFRQQRATSGTLAWIGLHRPSRDELLTLASEFDLHPLAVEDALEAHQRPKLERYGGTLFVVLRAARYLDDPEEVDFGELHVFVGRDFVLTVRHGGAPDLSAVRARMEDTPELLKRGPEAVLYAILDAVVDGYAPVVAGVQNDIDEIETEVFGGDPRVSRRIYELSREVVEFQRATRPLNGMLESLTAGFEKYAIDEELRRYLRDVADHALHTTERVDGFRQALQDILAVNATLVNQQQNAEMRALAEAGFEQNEEIKKISSWAAILFAPTLVGTIYGMNFAHIPELHWTFGYPVAIGLMALVCVSLYFIFKRRDWL from the coding sequence GTGGGCTCTGAGCCTCCCGGTCGTCGGCCGCGCGGTCTGCGCGGCCTGCGCAAGCCCGCCAAGAAGCGTCCCGCCGGGCCCTCGCCCGCCGAGACCACGGAGGAGTCCGACGCGGCCGAGCCACCGGCCGAAACCACCAGCAGCGTCATCAACGCCGTTCTCTACCGCGACGGACACCGGGTCAGCACCCATGACACGCTCGCCGAGGCGTTCCGGCAGCAGCGCGCCACCTCCGGCACCCTCGCCTGGATCGGCCTGCACCGCCCCAGCCGCGACGAACTGCTCACCCTGGCGTCGGAATTCGACCTCCACCCCCTCGCCGTCGAGGACGCCCTGGAGGCCCACCAGCGCCCCAAGCTGGAGCGCTACGGCGGCACCCTCTTCGTCGTCCTGCGCGCCGCGCGCTACCTCGACGACCCCGAAGAGGTCGATTTCGGGGAGCTGCATGTCTTCGTCGGCCGCGACTTCGTGCTCACCGTGCGACACGGCGGCGCCCCCGACCTCTCGGCGGTACGCGCACGCATGGAGGACACCCCCGAACTCCTCAAACGCGGCCCCGAAGCCGTGCTCTACGCCATCCTCGACGCCGTCGTCGACGGCTATGCGCCCGTCGTCGCCGGCGTCCAGAACGACATCGACGAGATCGAGACCGAGGTCTTCGGCGGTGACCCACGCGTCTCCCGGCGCATCTACGAACTCTCCCGCGAGGTCGTGGAGTTCCAGCGCGCCACCCGCCCGCTGAACGGCATGCTGGAGAGCCTGACCGCGGGCTTCGAGAAGTACGCCATCGACGAGGAACTGCGCCGCTACCTGCGCGATGTGGCCGACCACGCGCTGCACACCACCGAACGCGTGGACGGCTTCCGGCAGGCCCTGCAGGACATCCTCGCCGTCAACGCGACCCTGGTGAACCAGCAGCAGAACGCCGAAATGCGGGCCCTGGCCGAGGCCGGCTTCGAACAGAACGAGGAGATCAAGAAGATCTCCTCCTGGGCCGCCATCCTCTTCGCCCCGACACTCGTCGGCACGATCTACGGCATGAACTTCGCCCATATTCCGGAACTGCACTGGACCTTCGGCTATCCGGTCGCGATCGGGCTGATGGCCCTCGTGTGCGTGAGCCTGTACTTCATCTTCAAGCGGCGGGACTGGCTCTGA
- a CDS encoding nucleotide pyrophosphohydrolase has translation MSEDLHALQRRLAEFAAARDWQQYHTPKNLAAALSVEAAELVEIFQWLTPEESAKVMSDPRKAGRVEDEVADVLAYLLQFCEALGIDALAALAAKIERNESRFPAVRSARPDRPREGEE, from the coding sequence ATGAGTGAGGATCTTCATGCGCTGCAGCGACGCCTGGCCGAGTTCGCGGCCGCGCGGGACTGGCAGCAGTACCACACGCCCAAGAACCTGGCCGCCGCGTTGAGCGTCGAGGCGGCCGAACTCGTCGAGATCTTCCAGTGGTTGACGCCGGAGGAGTCGGCGAAGGTGATGTCGGACCCGCGGAAGGCCGGCCGGGTCGAGGACGAGGTCGCGGACGTACTGGCGTATCTGCTGCAGTTCTGCGAGGCGCTGGGGATCGACGCGCTGGCGGCGCTCGCCGCGAAGATCGAGCGCAATGAGTCGCGGTTCCCGGCGGTGCGGTCGGCGCGGCCCGATCGTCCGCGGGAGGGGGAGGAGTAG
- a CDS encoding cell division protein SepF — translation MNGPDATDEQWEGLAEVVPLRGSSGWPSWPDHRALPEEEPAQEARRFIVIRVQIFADAREVAEYLMAQIPVLLDLTSADADVAKRILDFSSGVVFGLGSGMHRVDTNVFLLAPLGTEVAEEAAGTVPR, via the coding sequence GTGAACGGCCCCGATGCCACCGACGAGCAGTGGGAAGGGCTGGCCGAGGTCGTCCCGCTCCGCGGCAGCAGTGGATGGCCTTCCTGGCCCGATCACCGCGCCCTCCCCGAGGAGGAGCCGGCGCAGGAGGCGCGGCGGTTCATCGTCATCCGCGTCCAGATCTTCGCGGACGCCCGTGAGGTCGCCGAGTACCTGATGGCGCAGATCCCGGTCCTGCTGGACCTCACCAGCGCCGACGCCGATGTCGCCAAGCGCATCCTGGACTTCTCCAGCGGAGTCGTCTTCGGGCTCGGCAGCGGGATGCACCGCGTCGACACCAATGTCTTCCTGCTGGCGCCTCTTGGCACCGAGGTAGCGGAGGAGGCAGCCGGAACTGTCCCTCGTTAG